The Faecalibacterium prausnitzii genome includes a window with the following:
- a CDS encoding YabP/YqfC family sporulation protein translates to MNKTAEKTPAPPHDLILEGRSKLTVTGVKRVLRCDADSAAMETGKGVLHLTGAELNVTSLDLESGEVRLTGRIDALEYTAERTPGGLLRRLLR, encoded by the coding sequence ATGAACAAGACCGCCGAAAAAACGCCCGCTCCGCCCCACGACCTGATTCTGGAAGGCCGCAGCAAACTGACGGTGACCGGTGTGAAGCGGGTGCTGCGGTGCGATGCCGACAGCGCCGCGATGGAAACGGGCAAAGGGGTGCTGCACCTGACGGGAGCCGAGCTGAACGTGACCAGCCTCGACCTGGAGAGCGGGGAGGTGCGCCTGACCGGCCGCATCGACGCGCTGGAATATACGGCCGAGCGGACGCCGGGCGGCCTGCTGCGCCGTCTGCTGCGCTGA
- a CDS encoding HU family DNA-binding protein has product MTKTDLIAQVAANTEMSKKSAELAVNAAFEALGKAMAEGEKITISGFGTFEIRERAERQGINPRTREPITIAASRSIVFKPGKALKDTL; this is encoded by the coding sequence ATGACCAAGACTGATCTGATCGCACAGGTTGCGGCAAACACCGAAATGAGCAAGAAGAGCGCTGAGCTGGCTGTCAACGCTGCATTCGAGGCACTGGGTAAGGCCATGGCAGAGGGTGAGAAGATCACCATCTCCGGCTTCGGTACCTTCGAGATCCGTGAGCGCGCCGAGCGTCAGGGCATCAACCCCCGCACCCGCGAGCCCATCACCATCGCTGCTTCCCGCAGCATCGTGTTCAAGCCGGGCAAGGCTCTGAAGGACACCCTGTAA
- a CDS encoding septum formation initiator family protein gives MTNPSRKKRRKNTVLRTVFRLFFLLLLLSMLAAYISNQVAISSKRAELQTLNEQIEQQQTKNEELQRILSGDADDVTEWVARDSYNYAAPNERIFVDVTGN, from the coding sequence ATGACGAATCCGAGCCGCAAAAAACGCAGAAAGAACACGGTGCTGCGCACGGTGTTCCGGCTGTTCTTTCTTTTGCTGCTGCTGAGTATGCTGGCAGCATACATCTCCAATCAGGTGGCCATCAGCTCCAAACGTGCCGAGCTGCAGACTCTGAACGAGCAGATCGAACAGCAGCAGACCAAAAACGAGGAGCTGCAGCGCATCCTCAGCGGCGATGCGGATGACGTGACCGAATGGGTCGCCCGTGATTCTTACAACTACGCCGCCCCCAACGAGCGCATCTTTGTGGATGTGACCGGCAACTGA
- the dtd gene encoding D-aminoacyl-tRNA deacylase gives MRAVIQAVSSASVRVDGGEPRAIGPGLVILLGVRDTDSLDIVPKLAEKCAGLRIFKDENDKLNLSAKDLGYSALVVSQFTLYGDTRKGFRPSFIHAAKAPLAVDAYELFLAEMNKQGLREVRHGEFGADMQVALVNEGPCTIVIDTDEWKKKD, from the coding sequence ATGCGTGCAGTCATTCAGGCCGTTTCGTCGGCCAGTGTCCGGGTCGATGGGGGCGAGCCCCGCGCCATCGGCCCTGGCCTTGTCATCCTGCTGGGCGTCCGCGACACCGACTCGCTGGACATCGTGCCCAAACTGGCCGAAAAGTGCGCGGGCCTGCGCATCTTCAAGGATGAGAACGACAAGCTGAACCTCAGCGCAAAAGACCTTGGGTATTCGGCGCTGGTGGTCAGCCAGTTCACCCTGTATGGGGACACCCGAAAGGGCTTCCGGCCCAGTTTCATCCACGCAGCCAAAGCCCCGCTTGCAGTGGACGCCTACGAGCTGTTTCTGGCTGAAATGAACAAACAGGGCCTCCGGGAGGTCCGGCACGGAGAGTTCGGGGCGGATATGCAGGTGGCTCTGGTCAACGAGGGGCCCTGCACCATCGTCATCGACACCGACGAGTGGAAAAAGAAGGATTGA
- the hemZ gene encoding coproporphyrinogen dehydrogenase HemZ has product MKIYITGLASGYEVEHLVRLFYPMAPLTLTPPEAGEDCVWAERKPNGLLALVREHGGQEAVSAPLPGPDGETEAFALASLTYDLLRRWTGIRPPWGKMTGVRPVRLIHDKRAAGWSEAEIDRFFLGRFDCSEQKYQMARAIADLQEPILRLGSEPKTYSLYIGIPFCPSRCSYCSFVSCNLDRDRKLVQPYVDCLCREVEEIRAQAEQAGLKLCSIYIGGGTPTSLSADQLRQLMGTVRQCFDLSRVVEYTVEAGRPDCTDAEKLAVIKEYGATRISINPQTFSDEVLAGIGRRHSAQDILDCFADARKAGHDDINMDLIAGLPGDTVEGFERSLRQAIALDPENITVHTLTLKRASRIVIEDQKENDYADVAAMLERCHLLAEAGYRPYYLYRQKNTLQNLENVGWCKPGHEGYYNIYIMEEVQTILSAGAGGSTKLVADGGKRMQRIFNFKYPTEYIQRFAEVLERKKGVADFYDHDLGPETPGGDRPL; this is encoded by the coding sequence ATGAAGATCTATATCACAGGGCTTGCTTCCGGCTACGAGGTCGAGCATCTGGTCCGGCTGTTTTACCCAATGGCACCGCTCACCCTGACTCCGCCTGAAGCCGGGGAGGACTGCGTGTGGGCCGAGCGGAAGCCGAACGGTCTGCTGGCGCTGGTGCGGGAGCACGGCGGGCAGGAGGCCGTCTCCGCCCCGCTGCCGGGGCCGGACGGCGAGACCGAAGCCTTTGCTCTTGCCAGCCTGACCTATGACCTGCTGCGCCGCTGGACGGGCATCCGCCCGCCCTGGGGCAAGATGACCGGTGTGCGCCCGGTCCGACTCATCCACGACAAGCGCGCTGCCGGTTGGAGCGAAGCGGAGATCGACCGCTTTTTCCTGGGCCGGTTCGACTGCTCGGAGCAGAAATACCAGATGGCGAGAGCCATTGCCGATCTGCAGGAGCCGATCCTGCGCCTGGGCAGCGAGCCGAAGACCTACAGCCTGTACATCGGCATCCCGTTCTGCCCCTCCCGGTGCAGCTATTGCAGCTTCGTCAGCTGCAATCTCGACCGGGACCGCAAGCTGGTGCAGCCCTATGTGGACTGCCTTTGCCGCGAGGTGGAGGAGATCCGGGCGCAGGCGGAGCAGGCCGGGCTGAAGCTGTGCAGTATCTACATCGGCGGCGGCACGCCCACCAGCCTTTCGGCAGACCAGCTCCGCCAGCTGATGGGCACCGTGCGGCAGTGCTTTGACCTTTCCCGCGTCGTGGAATACACGGTGGAGGCAGGCCGCCCCGACTGCACCGACGCCGAAAAGCTGGCCGTCATCAAGGAGTATGGGGCGACCCGCATCTCCATCAACCCCCAGACCTTTTCGGACGAGGTGCTGGCCGGCATCGGCCGCCGGCACTCGGCGCAGGACATCCTGGACTGCTTTGCCGACGCCCGGAAGGCGGGCCACGACGACATCAACATGGACCTCATCGCGGGCCTGCCCGGCGACACCGTGGAGGGCTTTGAGCGCAGCCTGCGGCAGGCCATCGCGCTCGACCCGGAGAACATCACCGTCCACACCCTGACCCTCAAGCGGGCCTCCCGCATCGTCATCGAGGACCAGAAGGAGAACGACTACGCCGATGTGGCCGCCATGCTGGAACGCTGCCATCTGCTGGCAGAGGCGGGCTATCGGCCCTACTACCTCTACCGCCAGAAGAACACCCTGCAAAATCTGGAAAACGTGGGCTGGTGCAAGCCGGGCCACGAGGGATATTACAACATCTATATCATGGAGGAAGTCCAGACTATCCTTTCCGCAGGCGCGGGCGGCAGCACCAAGCTGGTGGCCGACGGCGGAAAACGGATGCAGCGCATCTTCAACTTTAAGTATCCGACCGAGTACATCCAGCGCTTTGCGGAGGTTCTGGAACGGAAAAAAGGAGTGGCTGATTTTTATGATCACGATTTGGGTCCCGAAACGCCTGGTGGAGATCGACCTTTATAA
- a CDS encoding zinc ribbon domain-containing protein: MDFNKIKEMGLEYAEKGKNAAMDLAERGKTQAKIVNEQTKLARAQRQLGALVYSLAKGNEENQPLVDKYIEMIDAIEKDLTALRESIGTPAAEAAPEPEAPADSVTIEFPTDAQPAAEEKKTCPQCGAPVSDDALFCNKCGAQL, from the coding sequence ATGGATTTCAACAAGATCAAGGAAATGGGTCTGGAATATGCCGAAAAAGGCAAAAACGCAGCAATGGATCTGGCCGAGCGCGGCAAGACGCAGGCAAAGATCGTGAACGAGCAGACCAAGCTCGCCCGCGCACAGCGCCAGCTGGGTGCGCTGGTGTACAGTCTGGCCAAGGGCAACGAGGAGAACCAGCCCCTTGTGGATAAGTACATCGAGATGATCGATGCCATCGAAAAAGATCTGACCGCTCTGCGTGAGAGCATCGGGACGCCCGCAGCGGAAGCTGCCCCGGAACCCGAAGCACCGGCGGACAGCGTGACCATCGAGTTCCCCACCGACGCACAGCCTGCTGCGGAGGAAAAGAAGACCTGCCCGCAGTGCGGCGCTCCGGTCTCGGACGATGCACTGTTCTGCAACAAGTGCGGCGCGCAGCTGTGA
- the glmS gene encoding glutamine--fructose-6-phosphate transaminase (isomerizing) yields the protein MCGIVGYVGKRNAQNVLLDGLEKLEYRGYDSAGVALALDGGIRVVKSKGRLAELRKKLELQALAESGCGIGHTRWATHGEPSDVNSHPHSTPRVSIVHNGIIENYGILKERLIAKGYTFESETDTEVLVKLIDSCYEGEPLQAIHEALSMVRGSYALAVLFRDFPDTVFAVKRESPLIVGWGEGENFVASDIPALLKYTRRYSVLEEGDLAVVTREGIRFYNEFAEPVEREILTADWDMEAAEKGGYPHFMLKEINEQPAAITATVSPRVENGLPDLRIPELSDEKLRGIGTIHLVACGTAMHAGMVGKSAIEALARVPAEVDIASEFRYRDPILNKNDLVIIISQSGETSDTLAALKLAKSRGVPVLAIVNVVGSSIARAADYVLYTYAGPEIAVASTKAYMVQMCVLYLFALRLAYARGAQSEAETRRLTAELLRASEVIKPRLADCEQIKYLASRFVNTQSCFFIGRGFDYSLSLEGSLKLKEISYVHSDAYAAGELKHGTISLITDGVPVIALATQKKVYEKTISNAKETKSRGAKVLLFTTKDAVVPDGVADYVVRLDDYDDLLMPLQLIVPLQLFAYYMAVLRGCDVDKPRNLAKSVTVE from the coding sequence ATGTGTGGCATTGTTGGTTATGTTGGCAAACGCAACGCGCAGAACGTTCTGCTGGATGGTCTGGAAAAGCTGGAGTACCGCGGTTATGACTCCGCCGGTGTCGCGCTGGCACTGGACGGCGGCATCCGCGTGGTCAAGAGCAAGGGCCGCCTGGCCGAGCTGCGCAAAAAGCTGGAATTGCAGGCCCTGGCCGAGAGCGGCTGCGGCATCGGCCATACCCGCTGGGCCACCCACGGCGAACCCAGCGATGTGAACAGCCATCCGCATTCGACGCCGCGTGTGAGCATCGTGCACAACGGCATCATTGAAAATTACGGCATCTTGAAGGAGCGGCTCATCGCGAAGGGCTACACCTTTGAGAGCGAGACCGACACCGAAGTGCTGGTCAAGCTCATCGACAGCTGCTACGAGGGCGAGCCGCTGCAGGCCATCCACGAGGCTTTGAGCATGGTGCGCGGCAGCTACGCGCTGGCCGTGCTCTTCCGGGATTTCCCGGATACCGTCTTTGCCGTCAAGCGGGAGAGCCCGCTCATCGTCGGCTGGGGCGAAGGGGAAAACTTTGTGGCGTCGGATATCCCGGCCCTGCTCAAGTATACCCGCCGGTACAGTGTTCTCGAAGAAGGCGACCTTGCCGTCGTGACGCGGGAGGGCATCCGCTTCTACAACGAGTTCGCCGAGCCGGTGGAGCGGGAGATCCTGACCGCCGATTGGGACATGGAAGCGGCGGAGAAGGGCGGTTATCCGCACTTTATGCTCAAGGAGATCAACGAACAGCCCGCCGCCATCACGGCAACGGTCAGCCCCCGCGTGGAGAACGGCCTGCCCGACCTGCGCATCCCGGAGCTGTCGGATGAAAAGCTGCGGGGCATCGGCACCATCCATCTGGTGGCCTGCGGCACGGCCATGCACGCGGGCATGGTGGGCAAGTCGGCCATCGAAGCGCTGGCCCGCGTCCCCGCCGAAGTGGACATCGCCAGCGAGTTCCGTTACCGCGACCCCATCCTGAACAAAAACGATCTGGTCATCATCATCAGCCAGTCGGGTGAGACCAGCGACACACTGGCGGCTCTCAAGCTGGCAAAGAGCCGGGGTGTGCCGGTGCTGGCCATCGTCAACGTGGTGGGCAGCTCCATTGCCCGCGCGGCAGACTATGTGCTCTATACCTATGCCGGGCCGGAGATCGCGGTGGCCTCCACCAAGGCTTACATGGTGCAGATGTGTGTGCTGTACCTCTTTGCGCTGCGGCTGGCCTATGCGCGCGGTGCCCAGAGCGAGGCCGAGACCCGCCGCCTGACCGCAGAGCTTCTCCGCGCCAGCGAGGTCATCAAGCCCCGCCTGGCCGACTGCGAACAGATCAAATACCTGGCCAGCCGGTTTGTCAACACCCAGAGCTGCTTTTTCATCGGGCGCGGGTTCGATTATTCGCTTTCGCTGGAAGGCAGCCTGAAGCTGAAGGAGATCAGCTACGTCCACTCGGACGCCTACGCCGCCGGTGAGCTCAAGCACGGCACCATCAGCCTCATCACGGACGGTGTGCCGGTCATCGCGCTGGCCACCCAGAAAAAGGTCTACGAAAAGACCATCTCCAACGCCAAGGAGACCAAGAGCCGGGGCGCGAAGGTCCTGCTCTTCACGACGAAAGACGCCGTGGTGCCGGACGGTGTGGCAGACTATGTCGTCCGTCTGGACGATTACGACGACCTGCTCATGCCGCTGCAGCTCATCGTGCCGCTGCAGCTGTTCGCCTACTATATGGCTGTGCTGCGTGGCTGCGACGTGGATAAGCCCCGCAACCTGGCCAAGAGCGTGACCGTGGAATAA
- a CDS encoding S1 RNA-binding domain-containing protein, with product MAIEVGNVFEGRVTGVKPFGAFVALPEGRVGMVHISEVSNEYVQDINTVLHDGDTVKVQVIQVAPDGKIALSIKRLLPRPARTDRGPRPGGPRSGAPREGGHFGGSRGGGRPPREGGRGPAREAAPRVWQPKAPARSDNLSFEDMMSRFKSQSEEKMADLDHETNNRRGGGYAPRSRRGR from the coding sequence TTGGCGATTGAGGTAGGGAACGTATTTGAAGGCCGTGTGACCGGCGTGAAGCCGTTCGGCGCATTTGTTGCGCTGCCGGAGGGCCGGGTGGGCATGGTCCACATTTCCGAAGTGTCCAATGAATATGTGCAGGACATCAACACCGTCCTGCACGACGGCGATACCGTGAAGGTGCAGGTCATCCAGGTGGCACCGGATGGCAAGATCGCATTGTCCATCAAGCGGCTGCTGCCGCGCCCGGCCCGCACGGACCGCGGCCCCCGCCCCGGCGGCCCGCGCAGCGGTGCCCCGCGTGAGGGCGGACATTTTGGTGGTTCCCGCGGCGGCGGACGCCCCCCGCGTGAGGGCGGCAGAGGCCCGGCCCGCGAGGCTGCGCCCCGTGTCTGGCAGCCCAAGGCGCCCGCCCGAAGCGACAACCTGAGCTTTGAGGATATGATGAGCCGCTTCAAGAGCCAGAGCGAAGAGAAGATGGCCGACCTGGACCACGAGACCAACAACCGCCGTGGCGGCGGTTATGCCCCGCGCTCCCGCCGCGGCCGCTGA
- a CDS encoding class I SAM-dependent RNA methyltransferase → MSAKFELIAPCFFGCESTANFELRRIGAENIRVSDGRLTFEGGAEMIAAANLNLRTVERVMLLLNTYPASTFDELFDGVYAIPWEELLPADAAFPVAGSSLNSQLTSVPACQSIIKKAVVKRLMTKHHTSVLPETGAEYKIRFMLRKNVCEIMLDTTGDGLHKRGYRRNAMEAPIRETLAATIADLGRVRRDSLVEDPFCGSGTLLIEAAQKAMNIAPGLKRRFAAERYSFVPASIWAEQRQKALAESKLDVGFEAFGYDIDPAAVALANANAKLAGVEKRCHFEVADVAAFEARPEAIVLTNPPYGERMSTIEGAAQLARTLGRQMEAHPCAGVYAITADMEFESHYGKRANKRRKMYNGMIPCQLYMYYEAPKFEHKAKPMPKQGFDGKRSTGRFEKK, encoded by the coding sequence ATGTCTGCAAAATTTGAACTGATCGCGCCCTGCTTCTTCGGCTGCGAGTCCACGGCCAACTTCGAGCTGCGCCGCATCGGCGCGGAGAACATCCGGGTCAGCGATGGCCGTCTGACCTTTGAGGGTGGTGCGGAGATGATCGCAGCCGCAAACCTCAACCTGCGCACCGTTGAGCGCGTCATGCTGCTGCTGAACACCTACCCGGCCTCCACCTTCGATGAGCTGTTCGATGGCGTGTACGCCATCCCCTGGGAGGAGCTGCTCCCCGCCGATGCGGCCTTCCCCGTCGCCGGTTCGTCCCTGAACAGCCAGCTGACCAGTGTGCCCGCCTGCCAGAGCATCATCAAGAAGGCTGTGGTCAAGCGGCTGATGACCAAGCACCACACCTCCGTTCTGCCGGAGACCGGCGCGGAGTATAAGATCCGCTTCATGCTGCGCAAGAACGTCTGCGAGATCATGCTGGACACCACCGGCGACGGTCTGCACAAGCGCGGTTACCGCCGCAACGCCATGGAGGCCCCCATCCGCGAGACGCTGGCGGCGACTATCGCCGACCTGGGCCGTGTCCGCCGCGACAGCCTTGTGGAAGACCCCTTCTGCGGCAGCGGCACCCTGCTCATCGAAGCAGCCCAGAAGGCCATGAACATCGCCCCCGGCCTGAAGCGCCGCTTTGCTGCCGAGCGGTACAGCTTCGTGCCCGCGTCCATCTGGGCGGAGCAGCGCCAGAAGGCTCTGGCCGAATCCAAGCTGGATGTCGGTTTTGAGGCCTTCGGTTACGACATCGACCCCGCCGCCGTGGCGCTGGCCAACGCCAACGCCAAGCTGGCCGGTGTGGAAAAGCGCTGCCACTTCGAGGTGGCCGATGTGGCAGCCTTTGAGGCCAGACCCGAAGCCATCGTCCTGACCAACCCTCCGTACGGCGAGCGGATGAGCACCATCGAGGGGGCCGCTCAGCTGGCCCGGACGCTGGGCCGCCAGATGGAAGCCCACCCCTGTGCAGGCGTCTACGCCATCACCGCCGACATGGAGTTCGAGAGCCATTACGGCAAGCGGGCCAACAAGCGCCGCAAGATGTACAACGGCATGATCCCCTGCCAGCTGTATATGTACTACGAGGCCCCGAAGTTTGAGCACAAGGCCAAGCCCATGCCCAAACAGGGCTTTGACGGCAAGCGTTCCACCGGCCGTTTCGAGAAAAAATAA
- a CDS encoding MazG family protein produces the protein MLDWPEREHYTAEDLIEILRILRDPETGCPWDKVQTHQSIRKNFLEETYEALEALDADDPAMLREELGDVLMQVAFHAVMEEERGRFDFEQVCREVCEKLVFRHPNIFASSAAENAGINSWDALKNKEKGRRTLADELGTVPATLPALMYAQKLQKRAAGHGLGAVDQECAAAALRAAEQNWDAAAPEDAAARAGELLFAAVNAIRLAGVDAEEALTFASKRFRDELLAPQAGANGYQAETPAPIDRK, from the coding sequence ATGCTGGACTGGCCGGAGCGGGAGCACTATACGGCAGAGGACCTCATCGAGATCCTCCGCATCCTGCGCGACCCCGAAACAGGCTGTCCGTGGGACAAGGTGCAGACGCACCAGTCCATCCGGAAAAATTTTCTGGAGGAAACGTATGAGGCACTGGAAGCCCTGGATGCCGACGACCCCGCGATGCTGCGGGAAGAGCTGGGCGATGTGCTGATGCAGGTAGCCTTCCATGCCGTCATGGAGGAGGAGCGGGGCCGGTTCGATTTTGAACAGGTCTGCCGTGAGGTGTGCGAGAAGCTGGTGTTCCGTCACCCGAACATCTTTGCCTCCTCTGCGGCGGAAAATGCCGGTATAAACAGCTGGGATGCGCTCAAAAATAAGGAAAAGGGACGCCGGACGCTGGCCGATGAGCTGGGCACCGTACCGGCCACCCTGCCTGCTTTGATGTATGCTCAGAAACTGCAGAAGCGCGCCGCAGGCCATGGCCTCGGTGCAGTGGACCAGGAATGCGCGGCTGCTGCCCTGCGGGCGGCAGAACAGAACTGGGACGCCGCTGCACCGGAGGATGCCGCCGCACGGGCGGGAGAGCTGCTGTTCGCAGCGGTCAACGCCATCCGGCTGGCCGGTGTGGATGCCGAAGAAGCACTGACCTTTGCCTCGAAGCGGTTTCGGGACGAGCTGCTGGCCCCACAGGCGGGAGCGAACGGGTATCAGGCCGAAACGCCTGCTCCGATAGATAGAAAATGA
- a CDS encoding DUF5685 family protein yields the protein MEGRMRPYLPELTIRDYNTYRWYLRGVRWQMSRSYGFYSCRLLQHNGVLFALLADSLAGRPATCVNQRLPGTLCYRQMMCQTQGIRLAAQVEVMMGWHKLQDRRWDELPLRSQLFRAVDHALLRRAYEKAVNENPALERLFGQEQAQAVVQMNLNAKNYSVAAEPMSNIYGALYSTLATDDPSQRKSMRYIGSCIGRVFYLLDKASRVEEDRKVGRYNVFLVNGINEKDAAMENARRQALAAANDLVRAYGMLDVKLNKSLIDNIMILGLRHAVDPLDAENQPVRWELP from the coding sequence ATGGAAGGGCGCATGAGACCCTATCTTCCGGAGCTTACCATCCGCGATTATAACACCTATCGGTGGTATCTGCGGGGGGTGCGCTGGCAGATGAGCCGCAGCTACGGGTTCTACTCCTGTCGGCTGCTGCAACACAACGGTGTGCTGTTCGCGCTTCTGGCGGACAGCCTGGCCGGCCGGCCAGCCACCTGCGTCAACCAGCGCCTGCCTGGTACGCTCTGCTACAGGCAGATGATGTGCCAGACCCAGGGCATCCGCCTGGCGGCACAGGTGGAAGTGATGATGGGCTGGCATAAGCTGCAGGACCGCCGCTGGGACGAGCTGCCGCTCCGGAGCCAGCTGTTCCGCGCGGTGGATCACGCTCTCCTGCGCCGCGCCTACGAAAAGGCCGTGAACGAAAACCCTGCGCTGGAACGTCTGTTTGGGCAGGAACAGGCCCAGGCCGTGGTCCAGATGAACCTGAACGCAAAGAACTACAGCGTGGCGGCTGAGCCGATGAGCAACATCTACGGTGCGCTCTACTCCACCCTCGCCACCGATGACCCCAGCCAGCGCAAGAGCATGCGCTACATCGGCAGCTGCATCGGGCGGGTGTTTTATCTGCTGGATAAGGCCAGCCGGGTGGAAGAGGACCGCAAGGTGGGCCGGTACAATGTGTTTCTGGTCAATGGCATCAATGAGAAGGATGCCGCCATGGAAAATGCCCGGCGGCAGGCGCTGGCCGCAGCGAACGACCTGGTCCGCGCCTACGGGATGCTGGACGTCAAGCTGAACAAGTCACTCATCGACAACATCATGATCCTCGGCCTGCGCCATGCGGTGGACCCGCTGGATGCCGAGAACCAGCCGGTGCGCTGGGAGCTGCCGTGA
- a CDS encoding MBL fold metallo-hydrolase has product MQAFHLLGSAPFYTNSFLLLTKAGHAVIIDPAAEVQEYDKILRDHGAVLTHILCTHGHYDHVGSAGVLSREWGAKIWCEAADCAGTQLFPLKSADFGYGEGTNLSVDELTFTAWHTPGHTEGSVVLLCSEYLFVGDTVFQGSIGRTDLEGGSDRKLEASLRKFAGLPIPKETQLLPGHGDFSTYGEELETNYYIKAALRNA; this is encoded by the coding sequence ATGCAGGCATTTCATCTTCTCGGCTCTGCGCCGTTTTACACCAACAGTTTTCTGCTGCTCACCAAGGCAGGCCATGCGGTCATCATCGACCCGGCGGCCGAGGTGCAGGAGTACGATAAGATCCTGCGGGACCACGGCGCCGTGCTGACGCACATCCTGTGCACCCACGGCCACTACGACCATGTGGGCAGCGCCGGTGTGCTGAGCCGTGAGTGGGGCGCAAAGATCTGGTGCGAAGCCGCCGACTGCGCCGGGACCCAGCTCTTCCCCCTGAAGAGCGCCGATTTCGGTTATGGAGAGGGGACCAACCTTTCGGTGGATGAGCTGACCTTCACCGCATGGCACACCCCCGGCCACACCGAGGGCAGCGTGGTGCTGCTGTGCAGCGAGTATCTCTTTGTGGGCGATACGGTCTTTCAGGGTAGCATCGGCCGCACCGACCTCGAAGGCGGCAGCGACCGCAAGCTGGAGGCGAGCCTGCGCAAGTTCGCGGGCCTGCCCATCCCCAAAGAGACCCAGCTCCTGCCCGGCCACGGGGATTTCTCGACCTATGGCGAGGAGCTGGAGACCAACTACTATATCAAAGCCGCACTGCGGAACGCATAA
- a CDS encoding RNA-binding S4 domain-containing protein, producing the protein MRLDKYLKVSRLIKRRTVANEVADAGRILINGKVAKASQAVKAGDLIEVTFGNRPIKVRVLSDVEPRTKDVAREMYEILSE; encoded by the coding sequence ATGCGATTGGACAAATACCTGAAAGTTTCGCGGCTCATCAAGCGCCGCACCGTGGCAAACGAGGTGGCCGATGCAGGCCGCATCCTCATCAACGGCAAGGTCGCCAAGGCCAGCCAGGCCGTCAAGGCGGGCGACCTCATCGAGGTCACCTTCGGCAACCGCCCCATCAAAGTCCGCGTGCTCTCCGATGTGGAGCCACGCACCAAGGATGTCGCGCGGGAGATGTACGAGATCCTTTCGGAATAA
- a CDS encoding uridine kinase codes for MITIWVPKRLVEIDLYNIAARSPEALAEMSERSYRERVRYAAEKVRFSGTKIVMLTGPSASGKTTSAHKLAEELIRQGTPAHVVSLDNFFRGAEFYPRMPDGTLDYENPDTMDLPLIRQCLRELSETGKTVLPIYDFTSEKRSDATEPVDLQGGVCIVEGIHALNPELTSLVPGEEVYRIYAGLREEYCIDGRRVINTQDIRLCRRTLRDAAARGRSPEKTLAMWDRVLDGETRYIKGFKTTADFLLDTSFTYEMGLIAQLLQKVRRQFVLEGHNAELWDETARRFEHVAPLPLDLLPADSMLREFYGSEAN; via the coding sequence ATGATCACGATTTGGGTCCCGAAACGCCTGGTGGAGATCGACCTTTATAACATTGCCGCCCGCAGCCCGGAAGCGCTGGCGGAGATGAGCGAGCGCAGCTACCGCGAGCGGGTCCGCTACGCGGCCGAAAAAGTCCGCTTTTCCGGCACTAAGATCGTCATGCTCACCGGCCCGTCGGCCAGCGGCAAGACCACCTCGGCCCACAAGCTGGCCGAAGAACTCATCCGGCAGGGCACACCTGCCCATGTGGTCAGTCTGGACAATTTCTTCCGGGGCGCGGAGTTCTACCCCCGGATGCCGGACGGTACACTGGACTACGAGAACCCCGACACCATGGATCTGCCCCTCATCCGGCAGTGCCTCCGCGAGCTGAGCGAGACGGGAAAGACCGTGCTGCCGATCTACGATTTCACCAGCGAGAAGCGCTCGGATGCGACCGAACCCGTGGACCTGCAGGGCGGCGTCTGCATCGTGGAGGGCATCCATGCTCTCAACCCGGAGCTGACCAGCCTTGTGCCCGGTGAGGAAGTCTACCGCATCTATGCCGGTCTGCGGGAGGAATACTGCATCGACGGCCGCCGGGTCATCAACACCCAGGACATCCGCCTGTGCCGCCGCACCCTGCGCGATGCCGCCGCCCGCGGCCGCAGCCCCGAAAAGACCCTTGCCATGTGGGACCGCGTCCTGGACGGCGAGACCCGGTATATCAAGGGCTTCAAGACCACGGCGGACTTCCTGCTGGACACTTCCTTCACCTACGAGATGGGCCTCATCGCCCAGCTGCTGCAAAAGGTGCGCCGCCAGTTCGTGCTGGAAGGTCACAATGCCGAGCTGTGGGACGAGACGGCCCGCCGGTTCGAGCATGTGGCCCCCCTGCCGCTGGACCTGCTGCCTGCCGACAGTATGCTGCGGGAGTTCTACGGCAGCGAGGCGAACTGA